In one window of Porites lutea chromosome 8, jaPorLute2.1, whole genome shotgun sequence DNA:
- the LOC140946791 gene encoding uncharacterized protein isoform X2: protein MKVFRYFGPLLLLCLTREILHVTCKTKTQKRYDHVKRLRNDSVSYSQRTKDVSQNHFKRKKIPHGNNQEGPFSDGPQKGQRIFKTNFTIHNKPDLHIIGKAGYKSTKPSAKDRANSARSDTTQNHLANKISNLKPDKRTKPNDSHAKKNAKKKTMVKKYSLFQSTNPVQSDSEYQPIMGGGQDFVMGNDQQGDVRDQGFSLEGQQQQAMISETNPLSQYDTGQDGQGQDAAGYQQENNQPSTANFADSNYNEDAGERDGGQLSSLGQAIQFQQAGYSQQPQEQEQDEESMSQDSQDGELAGQGSQLMDAGQLQYQGEQAGQGQDQGAQEQGDQEQNDQDQTVSQNGFQQASFQQQEPQEDEQQQQSQGFEQQQQPQGFEQQQQQQDQTQEFQQQQEGPEQQQSDDQQGPEGIPTESQGLAGSPNSYESLLGADGRQTGDSGQLGQGAVSYASEQSLGGSNKMAAPPGIQYASSIEEALKEPSEPTQQSQEFNSQEGDGQGGQSTNDGATDINIGPGTEAKEGGNNGLMGVGAISAPGGYQTSTVDDNGNPINPETENGINGYASMNGQATNGETNQYEENAQPQSSPTENQNGLGVPQEQFLAPGAEPKVPPLEDDVYKIINIANKNGPTAEHVSVSDEESSPSACKDECHYNAKCINRECMCKAGYTGDGLDCRPDTCLPGCKQHGKCIKGFCVCDHSHYFNGYECAPYTITHKNCPLQCSATCHAGCPPNCCKHHPAMKLHNNDGNPQQMPPPPNGLSSKPKVSPRPTEVVLKPIVKVGEALTNFASDFQQRPGESDAAGLEAVTVNDPTGGFAVSDTDAKPLLGEEGCPGQCKSECRDTCPVRCCLGKCPFSCAEKCEPSCPKPCCYVDGTKNQFPMMDPKIQETFMKTMAERFCPRACRPKCDAKCPPICCERNSSSATLTDANFQHLKSESKNGADFFRNAMSWFGMMNFLNMMYSMYGNLYNPKHKHSPWKSDDHKLKTAHPTKSKKVVQQNRITIKDVGVAEKLNDKTPQCRGYCDKTCLPPCPQNCCHNKVNETKSSQVTPTSKCPPSCSWFCSNSCPGYCCSKDKKLLVLEHNATEPVKAANRASGAPPQASPPKPPSACTASCPAYCYPHCLENCCLRGEMPTIKPAATHVQAKQSYDNFFSKKPTPSSNQACPSICENSCASSCPVRCCAGILSSLPPSAKSPAKIKAPLCPGGCLSECFPACTISCCTTAPKKLNSDMRGPTENPTRRHDQPHPKALSFPLPPPIALCHPGCPRSCYPNCDETCCKASSDHASNLERPGQAGDSTQFTIKVPCPMECRPFNCLYYCHHDCCLRGKQPMDQKRNRYQALRLEQKMKYINGMRKKKTLDSRFKNMHVPLDKRSGVGSGTRG from the exons ATGAAAGTTTTTCGATATTTTGGTCCGCTTCTTTTGTTATGTCTCACACGGGAAATACTCCACGTAACTTGTAAGACGAAGACGCAGAAGAGGTACGATCATGTAAAGCGGTTGAGAAACGATTCGGTTTCATATTCACAGAGAACAAAGGATGTTtcacaaaatcatttcaaacgGAAAAAGATTCCACATGGTAATAATCAAGAAGGTCCCTTTTCTGATGGCCCACAGAAGGGACAACGAATATTTAAGACGAACTTTACTATTCATAACAAACCCGATTTACACATAATTGGCAAAGCTGGTTATAAATCAACAAAACCGTCTGCTAAGGACAGGGCAAACAGCGCTAGGAGCGACACGACACAAAATCATCTagcaaataaaatttcaaatttaaaaccGGATAAAAGAACAAAACCTAACGATTCGCATGCGAAGAAAAATGCCAAGAAGAAAACGATGGTTAAGAAGTATTCTTTGTTTCAATCTACGAATCCAGTGCAGTCAGACTCAGAATATCAACCAATCATGGGAGGTGGGCAAGATTTTGTAATGGGAAACGATCAACAAGGAGACGTTAGAGATCAAGGATTCTCCCTGGAGGGACAGCAACAACAGGCAATGATAAGTGAGACAAATCCGTTATCACAATATGATACGGGACAGGACGGACAGGGACAGGATGCTGCAGGATATCAACAAGAGAACAACCAGCCATCTACTGCGAACTTTGCGGACAGCAATTATAACGAAGATGCTGGTGAACGGGATGGAGGACAACTTTCAAGTCTTGGCCAAGCGATTCAGTTCCAGCAAGCAGGGTATTCTCAACAACCTCAAGAACAAGAGCAGGACGAGGAGAGCATGAGCCAAGACAGCCAAGATGGGGAGCTAGCGGGGCAGGGAAGCCAGTTGATGGACGCCGGACAACTACAATATCAAGGCGAACAGGCTGGTCAAGGACAAGATCAAGGTGCTCAGGAACAGGGCGATCAAGAGCAAAACGATCAAGATCAAACTGTAAGTCAAAACGGTTTTCAGCAAGCCAGTTTTCAACAACAAGAGCCGCAGGAGGACGAGCAGCAGCAGCAATCACAAGGCTTCGAACAGCAACAGCAACCACAAGGCTTCGaacagcaacagcagcaacaagATCAAACACAGgaatttcaacaacaacaagaggGGCCAGAGCAACAACAAAGTGACGACCAACAAGGTCCAGAAGGAATACCTACGGAGTCACAAGGACTTGCGGGTTCACCGAACTCGTACGAAAGCTTGCTTGGTGCAGACGGCCGACAAACTGGAGATTCAGGGCAACTAGGGCAGGGAGCAGTCAGTTACGCGAGCGAACAGTCACTTGGAGGTAGCAATAAGATGGCTGCTCCACCTGGAATTCAATATGCATCTTCAATAGAAGAGGCGCTCAAGGAACCATCTGAGCCGACACAACAATCACAGGAATTCAATAGTCAAGAAGGAGATGGCCAAGGAGGTCAGAGTACAAATGATGGGGCTACTGACATCAATATTGGTCCAGGGACAGAAGCAAAAGAGGGAGGCAATAATGGTTTAATGGGAGTAGGAGCTATAAGTGCCCCAGGTGGGTATCAAACCTCTACTGTTGATGACAATGGCAACCCTATTAATCCTGAGACTGAGAACGGTATTAATGGGTATGCTTCAATGAACGGCCAAGCCACAAACGGCGAGACGAATCAGTATGAGGAAAATGCACAGCCGCAAAGTTCCCCTACAGAAAATCAAAATGGGCTCGGCGTTCCTCAAGAGCAATTTCTAGCGCCAGGCGCTGAGCCCAAAGTTCCTCCCCTTGAAGATGACGTTTACAAGATTATCAACATTGCAAACAAAAATGGCCCGACGGCAG AACACGTTTCTGTTTCAGATGAAGAGTCATCGCCGAGTGCATGCAAAGACGAATGTCATTATAACGCTAAATGTATTAACAGAGAGTGCATGTGTAAGGCAGGATACACCGGGGATGGACTGGATTGTCGCC CTGATACATGCCTTCCCGGCTGCAAGCAACACGGAAAATGCATCAAAGGATTTTGTGTATGCGACCATTCCCATTACTTCAATGGCTACGAGTGCGCAC CATACACGATAACGCACAAGAACTGCCCCCTTCAGTGCTCAGCAACATGCCATGCAGGATGTCCACCAAATTGTTGCAAACATCATCCAGCTATGAAGCTTCATAATAATGATGGTAATCCCCAGCAAATGCCACCACCACCCAACGGCCTTTCTTCAAAACCAAAAGTCAGCCCCCGTCCAACGGAAGTTGTTCTCAAACCTATTGTTAAAGTGGGCGAAGCTCTAACAAACTTTGCATCAGACTTTCAACAGCGTCCAGGCGAGTCCGACGCTGCTGGCCTCGAAGCCGTTACCGTGAATGATCCAACAGGGGGATTTGCAGTTTCAGACACAGACGCAAAACCTCTTCTAGGAGAGGAAGGCTGCCCTGGACAGTGTAAATCTGAGTGCCGGGACACTTGCCCTGTACGATGCTGCTTAGGAAAGTGTCCTTTCAGCTGTGCGGAAAAATGTGAGCCATCATGTCCAAAACCCTGTTGCTATGTTGATGGAACAAAAAATCAATTCCCAATGATGGATCCCAAGATACAAGAAACCTTTATGAAAACAATGGCAGAGAGATTTTGTCCTCGCGCTTGCAGACCCAAATGTGATGCGAAATGTCCGCCAATTTGCTGTGAACGAAACTCTTCGTCGGCTACCTTAACAGATGCAAACTTCCAGCACCTTAAAAGCGAGAGCAAAAATGGTGCCGATTTCTTCCGAAACGCAATGAGCTGGTTTGGAATGATGAACTTTTTAAATATGATGTACAGTATGTATGGTAATCTCTATAATCCGAAACATAAGCATTCCCCTTGGAAATCAGATGACCATAAATTGAAGACAGCCCATCCTACAAAGTCCAAGAAAGTAGTTCAACAGAACCGTATTACGATTAAGGACGTCGGCGTTGCTGAGAAACTAAATGATAAAACTCCTCAGTGTCGGGGATACTGCGACAAGACATGTTTGCCTCCCTGTCCACAAAACTGTTGTCATAAtaaagttaatgaaacaaagtCATCTCAGGTCACTCCAACGTCAAAATGCCCTCCTTCATGTTCTTGGTTCTGCTCAAACAGCTGTCCAGGGTATTGTTGCTCGAAGGATAAGAAGCTATTGGTGCTGGAACATAATGCAACAGAACCAGTTAAGGCAGCAAATCGAGCCTCGGGGGCTCCACCTCAAGCTTCCCCTCCTAAACCACCTTCAGCTTGCACAGCTAGTTGTCCAGCCTATTGCTACCCACACTGCTTAGAAAACTGCTGCCTAAGGGGTGAAATGCCAACCATTAAACCAGCAGCAACCCATGTTCAAGCCAAACAGTCATACGATAACTTCTTCTCGAAGAAGCCTACGCCCTCGTCAAACCAGGCTTGTCCATCAATTTGTGAAAACAGCTGCGCATCTTCATGTCCAGTGAGATGTTGTGCTGGCATTTTATCGTCGCTGCCACCGTCAGCAAAGTCTCCAGCTAAAATTAAGGCACCCCTTTGTCCAGGTGGTTGCCTTTCTGAATGTTTTCCCGCTTGCACTATAAGTTGCTGTACAACGGCCCCCAAGAAACTTAATTCTGACATGCGCGGCCCAACGGAAAATCCCACAAGACGACACGATCAGCCTCATCCAAAAGCTCTATCATTCCCTTTACCACCACCAATTGCACTTTGTCATCCAGGCTGCCCACGTTCGTGTTATCCCAACTGCGACGAAACCTGCTGTAAGGCCTCATCTGACCACGCATCTAACCTGGAAAGACCAGGTCAAGCGGGTGACTCTACGCAGTTTACGATTAAAGTGCCTTGTCCTATGGAATGTAGGCCGTTTAACTGCCTCTACTACTGTCACCACGATTGCTGCTTAAGAGGGAAGCAACCAATGGACCAAAAACGAAATCGTTATCAAGCGCTTAGGTTAGagcaaaaaatgaaatacattaACGgcatgagaaagaaaaaaacattggaCTCCAGATTTAAAAATATGCATGTTCCTTTAGATAAAAGATCTGGAGTTGGAAGTGGAACAAGAGGTTAA
- the LOC140946791 gene encoding uncharacterized protein isoform X3: MKVFRYFGPLLLLCLTREILHVTCKTKTQKRYDHVKRLRNDSVSYSQRTKDVSQNHFKRKKIPHGNNQEGPFSDGPQKGQRIFKTNFTIHNKPDLHIIGKAGYKSTKPSAKDRANSARSDTTQNHLANKISNLKPDKRTKPNDSHAKKNAKKKTMVKKYSLFQSTNPVQSDSEYQPIMGGGQDFVMGNDQQGDVRDQGFSLEGQQQQAMISETNPLSQYDTGQDGQGQDAAGYQQENNQPSTANFADSNYNEDAGERDGGQLSSLGQAIQFQQAGYSQQPQEQEQDEESMSQDSQDGELAGQGSQLMDAGQLQYQGEQAGQGQDQGAQEQGDQEQNDQDQTVSQNGFQQASFQQQEPQEDEQQQQSQGFEQQQQPQGFEQQQQQQDQTQEFQQQQEGPEQQQSDDQQGPEGIPTESQGLAGSPNSYESLLGADGRQTGDSGQLGQGAVSYASEQSLGGSNKMAAPPGIQYASSIEEALKEPSEPTQQSQEFNSQEGDGQGGQSTNDGATDINIGPGTEAKEGGNNGLMGVGAISAPGGYQTSTVDDNGNPINPETENGINGYASMNGQATNGETNQYEENAQPQSSPTENQNGLGVPQEQFLAPGAEPKVPPLEDDVYKIINIANKNGPTADEESSPSACKDECHYNAKCINRECMCKAGYTGDGLDCRPDTCLPGCKQHGKCIKGFCVCDHSHYFNGYECAPYTITHKNCPLQCSATCHAGCPPNCCKHHPAMKLHNNDGNPQQMPPPPNGLSSKPKVSPRPTEVVLKPIVKVGEALTNFASDFQQRPGESDAAGLEAVTVNDPTGGFAVSDTDAKPLLGEEGCPGQCKSECRDTCPVRCCLGKCPFSCAEKCEPSCPKPCCYVDGTKNQFPMMDPKIQETFMKTMAERFCPRACRPKCDAKCPPICCERNSSSATLTDANFQHLKSESKNGADFFRNAMSWFGMMNFLNMMYSMYGNLYNPKHKHSPWKSDDHKLKTAHPTKSKKVVQQNRITIKDVGVAEKLNDKTPQCRGYCDKTCLPPCPQNCCHNKVNETKSSQVTPTSKCPPSCSWFCSNSCPGYCCSKDKKLLVLEHNATEPVKAANRASGAPPQASPPKPPSACTASCPAYCYPHCLENCCLRGEMPTIKPAATHVQAKQSYDNFFSKKPTPSSNQACPSICENSCASSCPVRCCAGILSSLPPSAKSPAKIKAPLCPGGCLSECFPACTISCCTTAPKKLNSDMRGPTENPTRRHDQPHPKALSFPLPPPIALCHPGCPRSCYPNCDETCCKASSDHASNLERPGQAGDSTQFTIKVPCPMECRPFNCLYYCHHDCCLRGKQPMDQKRNRYQALRLEQKMKYINGMRKKKTLDSRFKNMHVPLDKRSGVGSGTRG, encoded by the exons ATGAAAGTTTTTCGATATTTTGGTCCGCTTCTTTTGTTATGTCTCACACGGGAAATACTCCACGTAACTTGTAAGACGAAGACGCAGAAGAGGTACGATCATGTAAAGCGGTTGAGAAACGATTCGGTTTCATATTCACAGAGAACAAAGGATGTTtcacaaaatcatttcaaacgGAAAAAGATTCCACATGGTAATAATCAAGAAGGTCCCTTTTCTGATGGCCCACAGAAGGGACAACGAATATTTAAGACGAACTTTACTATTCATAACAAACCCGATTTACACATAATTGGCAAAGCTGGTTATAAATCAACAAAACCGTCTGCTAAGGACAGGGCAAACAGCGCTAGGAGCGACACGACACAAAATCATCTagcaaataaaatttcaaatttaaaaccGGATAAAAGAACAAAACCTAACGATTCGCATGCGAAGAAAAATGCCAAGAAGAAAACGATGGTTAAGAAGTATTCTTTGTTTCAATCTACGAATCCAGTGCAGTCAGACTCAGAATATCAACCAATCATGGGAGGTGGGCAAGATTTTGTAATGGGAAACGATCAACAAGGAGACGTTAGAGATCAAGGATTCTCCCTGGAGGGACAGCAACAACAGGCAATGATAAGTGAGACAAATCCGTTATCACAATATGATACGGGACAGGACGGACAGGGACAGGATGCTGCAGGATATCAACAAGAGAACAACCAGCCATCTACTGCGAACTTTGCGGACAGCAATTATAACGAAGATGCTGGTGAACGGGATGGAGGACAACTTTCAAGTCTTGGCCAAGCGATTCAGTTCCAGCAAGCAGGGTATTCTCAACAACCTCAAGAACAAGAGCAGGACGAGGAGAGCATGAGCCAAGACAGCCAAGATGGGGAGCTAGCGGGGCAGGGAAGCCAGTTGATGGACGCCGGACAACTACAATATCAAGGCGAACAGGCTGGTCAAGGACAAGATCAAGGTGCTCAGGAACAGGGCGATCAAGAGCAAAACGATCAAGATCAAACTGTAAGTCAAAACGGTTTTCAGCAAGCCAGTTTTCAACAACAAGAGCCGCAGGAGGACGAGCAGCAGCAGCAATCACAAGGCTTCGAACAGCAACAGCAACCACAAGGCTTCGaacagcaacagcagcaacaagATCAAACACAGgaatttcaacaacaacaagaggGGCCAGAGCAACAACAAAGTGACGACCAACAAGGTCCAGAAGGAATACCTACGGAGTCACAAGGACTTGCGGGTTCACCGAACTCGTACGAAAGCTTGCTTGGTGCAGACGGCCGACAAACTGGAGATTCAGGGCAACTAGGGCAGGGAGCAGTCAGTTACGCGAGCGAACAGTCACTTGGAGGTAGCAATAAGATGGCTGCTCCACCTGGAATTCAATATGCATCTTCAATAGAAGAGGCGCTCAAGGAACCATCTGAGCCGACACAACAATCACAGGAATTCAATAGTCAAGAAGGAGATGGCCAAGGAGGTCAGAGTACAAATGATGGGGCTACTGACATCAATATTGGTCCAGGGACAGAAGCAAAAGAGGGAGGCAATAATGGTTTAATGGGAGTAGGAGCTATAAGTGCCCCAGGTGGGTATCAAACCTCTACTGTTGATGACAATGGCAACCCTATTAATCCTGAGACTGAGAACGGTATTAATGGGTATGCTTCAATGAACGGCCAAGCCACAAACGGCGAGACGAATCAGTATGAGGAAAATGCACAGCCGCAAAGTTCCCCTACAGAAAATCAAAATGGGCTCGGCGTTCCTCAAGAGCAATTTCTAGCGCCAGGCGCTGAGCCCAAAGTTCCTCCCCTTGAAGATGACGTTTACAAGATTATCAACATTGCAAACAAAAATGGCCCGACGGCAG ATGAAGAGTCATCGCCGAGTGCATGCAAAGACGAATGTCATTATAACGCTAAATGTATTAACAGAGAGTGCATGTGTAAGGCAGGATACACCGGGGATGGACTGGATTGTCGCC CTGATACATGCCTTCCCGGCTGCAAGCAACACGGAAAATGCATCAAAGGATTTTGTGTATGCGACCATTCCCATTACTTCAATGGCTACGAGTGCGCAC CATACACGATAACGCACAAGAACTGCCCCCTTCAGTGCTCAGCAACATGCCATGCAGGATGTCCACCAAATTGTTGCAAACATCATCCAGCTATGAAGCTTCATAATAATGATGGTAATCCCCAGCAAATGCCACCACCACCCAACGGCCTTTCTTCAAAACCAAAAGTCAGCCCCCGTCCAACGGAAGTTGTTCTCAAACCTATTGTTAAAGTGGGCGAAGCTCTAACAAACTTTGCATCAGACTTTCAACAGCGTCCAGGCGAGTCCGACGCTGCTGGCCTCGAAGCCGTTACCGTGAATGATCCAACAGGGGGATTTGCAGTTTCAGACACAGACGCAAAACCTCTTCTAGGAGAGGAAGGCTGCCCTGGACAGTGTAAATCTGAGTGCCGGGACACTTGCCCTGTACGATGCTGCTTAGGAAAGTGTCCTTTCAGCTGTGCGGAAAAATGTGAGCCATCATGTCCAAAACCCTGTTGCTATGTTGATGGAACAAAAAATCAATTCCCAATGATGGATCCCAAGATACAAGAAACCTTTATGAAAACAATGGCAGAGAGATTTTGTCCTCGCGCTTGCAGACCCAAATGTGATGCGAAATGTCCGCCAATTTGCTGTGAACGAAACTCTTCGTCGGCTACCTTAACAGATGCAAACTTCCAGCACCTTAAAAGCGAGAGCAAAAATGGTGCCGATTTCTTCCGAAACGCAATGAGCTGGTTTGGAATGATGAACTTTTTAAATATGATGTACAGTATGTATGGTAATCTCTATAATCCGAAACATAAGCATTCCCCTTGGAAATCAGATGACCATAAATTGAAGACAGCCCATCCTACAAAGTCCAAGAAAGTAGTTCAACAGAACCGTATTACGATTAAGGACGTCGGCGTTGCTGAGAAACTAAATGATAAAACTCCTCAGTGTCGGGGATACTGCGACAAGACATGTTTGCCTCCCTGTCCACAAAACTGTTGTCATAAtaaagttaatgaaacaaagtCATCTCAGGTCACTCCAACGTCAAAATGCCCTCCTTCATGTTCTTGGTTCTGCTCAAACAGCTGTCCAGGGTATTGTTGCTCGAAGGATAAGAAGCTATTGGTGCTGGAACATAATGCAACAGAACCAGTTAAGGCAGCAAATCGAGCCTCGGGGGCTCCACCTCAAGCTTCCCCTCCTAAACCACCTTCAGCTTGCACAGCTAGTTGTCCAGCCTATTGCTACCCACACTGCTTAGAAAACTGCTGCCTAAGGGGTGAAATGCCAACCATTAAACCAGCAGCAACCCATGTTCAAGCCAAACAGTCATACGATAACTTCTTCTCGAAGAAGCCTACGCCCTCGTCAAACCAGGCTTGTCCATCAATTTGTGAAAACAGCTGCGCATCTTCATGTCCAGTGAGATGTTGTGCTGGCATTTTATCGTCGCTGCCACCGTCAGCAAAGTCTCCAGCTAAAATTAAGGCACCCCTTTGTCCAGGTGGTTGCCTTTCTGAATGTTTTCCCGCTTGCACTATAAGTTGCTGTACAACGGCCCCCAAGAAACTTAATTCTGACATGCGCGGCCCAACGGAAAATCCCACAAGACGACACGATCAGCCTCATCCAAAAGCTCTATCATTCCCTTTACCACCACCAATTGCACTTTGTCATCCAGGCTGCCCACGTTCGTGTTATCCCAACTGCGACGAAACCTGCTGTAAGGCCTCATCTGACCACGCATCTAACCTGGAAAGACCAGGTCAAGCGGGTGACTCTACGCAGTTTACGATTAAAGTGCCTTGTCCTATGGAATGTAGGCCGTTTAACTGCCTCTACTACTGTCACCACGATTGCTGCTTAAGAGGGAAGCAACCAATGGACCAAAAACGAAATCGTTATCAAGCGCTTAGGTTAGagcaaaaaatgaaatacattaACGgcatgagaaagaaaaaaacattggaCTCCAGATTTAAAAATATGCATGTTCCTTTAGATAAAAGATCTGGAGTTGGAAGTGGAACAAGAGGTTAA